The Amaranthus tricolor cultivar Red isolate AtriRed21 chromosome 6, ASM2621246v1, whole genome shotgun sequence genome has a segment encoding these proteins:
- the LOC130815072 gene encoding transcriptional adapter ADA2b: protein MGRSRVHFDEDSTQRSRRKKNASSGESIESALGGQGTGDGKKALYHCNYCNKDITGRIRIKCAMCPDFDLCIECFSVGVDMKPHKSDHDYRVMDSLSFPLISSDWNADEEILLLEGLEMYGLGNWAEVAEHVGTKNKEQCINHYTNVYLNSPNFPCPDMSHVDGKNRNELLAMAKENSEDRRGSTPFGDHIVKAEPTFSPTRVKIDELPKKGLSGRLLSVQNADSHVNPIGKKPPKEEDSSLVSLSGFNPKRREFDTEYDIDAEQLLAEMEFKDADTEEERELKLKVLHIYSKRLDERNRRKEFILERNLLYPSSFEKDLTPEEKAICRRYDPFMRFHSKEDHEDMLQAIIAEHRTRKRILELEEARAAGCRTSAEADKSFEVKRRREAEESACRANQFSQHMSMAFETGSESSSLISGQSTFTSADDFDIGRYPGEELLSQAEKQLCHEIKIPPDLYLKMQETLSVKIFSGDMTCNVDAYCLFDIEPVKIDRIYDMLIRKGIAPPGGRDRS, encoded by the exons ATGGGTCGTTCTCGTGTTCATTTTGATGAAGATTCAACTCAAAG ATCAAGAAGGAAAAAGAATGCCTCTAGTGGGGAAAGCATAGAATCTGCTTTAGGAG GACAAGGGACAGGGGATGGAAAGAAGGCTTTATACCACTGTAACTACTGCAACAAAGATATCACCGGTCGAATTCGTATCAAGTGTGCTATGTGTCCTGACTTTGATCTGTGCATAGAATGTTTTTCTGTTGGAGTTGATATGAAACCTCACAAAAGCGATCATGATTACAGAGTTATG GATAGTTTGTCGTTTCCGCTGATTTCTTCTGATTGGAATGCGGATGAAGAGATACTACTCTTGGAG GGACTTGAAATGTATGGTTTAGGAAACTGGGCAGAGGTTGCAGAGCATGTGGGCACTAAGAACAAAGAGCAGTGCATTAATCACTATACAAATGTATACTTGAATTCACCAAATTTCCCTTGCCCG GACATGTCTCATGTTGATGGGAAAAATCGAAATGAGCTTCTTGCTATGGCAAAGGAAAATAGTGAAGATAGAAGag GATCCACTCCTTTTGGTGATCACATTGTGAAAGCAGAGCCAACGTTTTCTCCTACCAGAGTCAA AATTGATGAATTGCCAAAGAAAGGTCTATCAGGCCGATTATTATCTGTGCAAAATGCTG ATTCTCATGTAAACCCAATTGGGAAGAAACCTCCAAAGGAAGAAGATTCCTCCTTGGTGAGTTTAAGCGGATTCAACCCGAAGCGCCGTGAATTTGACACGGAATATGATATAGATGCTGAGCAGTTGCTTGCGGAGATGGAATTCAAGGATGCAGATACTGAAGAAGAGCGCGAGCTTAAGTTGAAGGTGTTGCATATTTACTCAAAAAG GCTTGATGAGAGAAACAGAAGGAAGGAATTCATACTTGAGAGAAATTTGCTTTATCCCAGTTCTTTTGAGAAGGACTTGACCCCTGAAGAAAAGGCAATATGTCGTCGATATGATCCTTTCATGCGGTTCCATTCAAAGGAAGACCATGAAGATATGCTACAGGCTATAATTGCAGAACATCGCACTCGCAAACGAATTCTGGAACTTGAG GAAGCTCGTGCTGCTGGTTGCCGTACATCTGCTGAGGCAGATAAATCTTTTGAGGTGAAAAGGCGAAGAGAAGCTGAAGAAAGTGCTTGTAGAGCTAATCAATTTAGTCAACATATGTCCATGGCTTTCGAAACTGGGAGTGAATCATCGTCATTGATATCGGGGCAGAGTACTTTCACCTCTGCTGATGATTTCGATATAGGGAGATATCCGGGCGAAGAATTGCTTTCTCAAGCT GAGAAACAGCTCTGCCATGAGATCAAGATACCCCCAGATCTGTATCTGAAGATGCAGGAAACGTTATCAGTTAAAATCTTCAGCGGGGATATGACTTGTAATGTGGATGCTTACTGCCTGTTTGATATCGAGCCCGTGAAAATCGATCGTATATATGATATGCTTATTAGAAAGGGCATTGCTCCTCCCGGAGGGCGAGATAGGTCATAG
- the LOC130815336 gene encoding CASP-like protein 2B1 yields MSFGGVGASPGNVAVYHGSCTAKVVEKRVKMAELVLRVLIFGLGILAAALIGFDTEVKVIFSITKKAKFTDMKALVFLVIANGIAAAYSLMQTVRCVVGMIKGSVLFSKPLAWAIFSVDQVMAYLTLAAVAAAIQSSVLGKFGQAELQWMETCGLYGKFCNQVAEGIASSLAVSLCAIALSCVSAYSLFRLYGGNKGKNHIRW; encoded by the exons ATGAGTTTTGGAGGAGTTGGAGCAAGTCCTGGAAATGTGGCAGTTTACCATGGAAGCTGCACTGCTAAAGTTGTTGAAAAGAGGGTGAAAATGGCAGAATTGGTGTTAAGGGTTTTGATATTTGGGCTTGGTATTCTTGCAGCTGCTCTCATTGGTTTTGATACCGAGGTTAAGGTCATCTTCTCCATTACAAAGAAGGCTAAATTCACTGATATGAAAGCACTTGT GTTCTTGGTGATAGCTAATGGGATAGCTGCAGCATATTCTTTGATGCAAACAGTGAGATGTGTTGTAGGAATGATCAAAGGAAGTGTTCTCTTTAGCAAACCTCTAGCTTGGGCCATCTTCTCCGTTGATCAG GTGATGGCTTACCTAACTCTTGCAGCAGTTGCGGCAGCAATACAGTCATCTGTGCTTGGAAAGTTCGGACAAGCAGAATTGCAATGGATGGAGACATGTGGGTTATACGGAAAGTTCTGTAACCAAGTAGCGGAAGGAATTGCAAGTTCGTTAGCGGTTAGTCTCTGCGCTATTGCTCTCTCCTGCGTCTCAGCTTATAGCCTTTTCCGATTGTATGGAGGGAACAAAGGGAAGAATCACATAAGGTGGTAG
- the LOC130815857 gene encoding accelerated cell death 11-like — translation MAQDEGEKPLRKISEAFKDLASTINSQDSDLEIAPFSHACSVVSPLFNCLGIAFKFAEMDYVAKVDDLAETSKSITTFKTMIDLDIQAKTVRKQGSHTRNLLRVKRGLDMVKVLFEKIIATEGNSLKDAASTSYAQVFAPYHGWAIRKAVAAGMYALPTRPQLMQKLNEDDDSARVEMQSYIASSETVIGYIDKLFISKELGLDW, via the exons ATGGCTCAAGATGAGGGAGAAAAGCCATTGAGGAAGATTTCCGAAGCATTTAAAGATCTGGCCTCCACTATTAATTCCCAGGATTCTGATCTTGAGATTGCCCCATTTTCCCATGCTTGTTCTGTTGTCTCCCCCTTGTTCAATTGTCTGGGCATAGCATTTAAATTTGCAGAGATGGACTATGTTGCCAAG GTTGATGACCTTGCTGAGACCTCAAAGTCGATTACAACATTCAAAACAATGATCGATCTAGATATTCAGGCAAAGACCGTGCGGAAACAAGGAAGTCATACAAGAAATCTTTTGAGAGTAAAGCGTGGTCTTGATATGGTCAAAGTACTTTTTGAGAAGATCATTGCAACTGA GGGGAATTCCTTGAAGGATGCGGCTTCTACTTCTTATGCTCAAGTGTTTGCACCTTATCATGGATGGGCTATCAGAAAAGCCGTTGCTGCGGGGATGTATGCGTTACCTACGAGGCCGCAGTTGATGCAGAAGCTGAATGAGGATG ATGATTCTGCTCGGGTTGAAATGCAAAGCTATATTGCGTCGTCTGAAACTGTGATCGGATACATCGATAAGTTGTTCATTTCGAAAGAGCTCGGCCTAGATTGGTGA
- the LOC130815858 gene encoding glucan endo-1,3-beta-glucosidase 12-like, with translation MSFAWRNLLALLILVLISLKSEAQLEEWCVADEQTPDDELQIALDWACGKGGADCSEIQKNQPCFMPNTVRDHASYAFNSYFQKFKHKGGNCYFKAAAVITGVDPSYGKCKYDYIP, from the exons ATGTCGTTTGCTTGGAGAAATCTTCTGGCTCTACTCATATTGGTATTGATATCACTCAAATCTG AAGCACAGCTAGAAGAATGGTGTGTAGCTGATGAACAGACGCCAGACGACGAGCTGCAGATAGCGTTAGACTGGGCCTGTGGGAAAGGAGGAGCAGACTGCAGTGAGATACAGAAAAACcagccatgtttcatgccaaacacgGTCCGAGATCATGCTTCTTATGCGTTCAATAGCTACTTTCAGAAGTTCAAGCACAAGGGTGGCAACTGTTATTTCAAAGCCGCTGCTGTTATTACTGGCGTTGATCCAA gTTATGGAAAATGCAAGTATGATTATATTCCTTGA
- the LOC130815335 gene encoding LOW QUALITY PROTEIN: uncharacterized protein LOC130815335 (The sequence of the model RefSeq protein was modified relative to this genomic sequence to represent the inferred CDS: deleted 1 base in 1 codon; substituted 1 base at 1 genomic stop codon), translating into MSSYGIRKASSRYDSFDSQASSPSSSAEFKSFLSNPRFLIKNEVSKTNAIIKTNSVKNEQSFTSMVKNFMEKRTVGSSKSKMTKNNGDRALQLVIPADFIAQDLKKSAWKGSNLSNLPTKLFGKASNSSSTSGEKKEKALIEVKTNTRTLAMVLRSERELLSLNKDQEAEIAELKSLLQERNLEVEKXKDLCLKQREEIKALKSAVLFPEEMNLKLQQLLEKQGSELNQARQVIPTLQRQISSLTGQLQCLSEDIAEVKAVKYTCKAYSSPRTPIYDQEEAANYLDFSDDDSTTPDSLDDTLMNDVNPCLTPCYSKMKSTVHATLFPTQDV; encoded by the exons ATGTCTTCCTATGGTATCCGTAAAGCTTCTTCTCGCTACGATTCATTCGATTCGCAAGCTTCTTCACCATCTTCTTCTGCTGAATTCAAATCATTTCTGTCAAATCCcagatttttaataaaaaatgaagTTTCCAAAACCAATGCTATTATCAAAACTAATTCTGTTAAAAATGAGCAGAGTTTTACATCTATGGTGAAGAATTTCATGGAGAAGAGAACAGTAGGCAGTTCTAAatctaaaatgacaaaaaataatggTGATCGAGCATTGCAGCTGGTTATTCCTGCAGATTTCATTGCACAGGATTTGAAAAAATCTGCTTGGAAAGGATCAAATTTGAGTAATCTTCCTACGAAATTGTTTGGTAAAGCATCGAATTCGAGCTCAACCTCGGGTGAGAAGAAGGAAAAGGCATTGATAGAGGTGAAGACGAATACGAGGACTTTAGCAATGGTGCTAAGGAGTGAAAGGGAGCTTCTTAGCTTGAATAAAGATCAGGAGGCGGAGATTGCTGAGCTTAAGTCTTTGCTTCAGGAACGCAATCTTGAA GTAGAGAAGTAAAAGGATTTATGC TTGAAGCAAAGAGAAGAGATAAAGGCGCTGAAAAGCGCTGTTTTGTTTCCGGAAGAGATGAACTTAAAACTACAACAGCTGTTAGAGAAGCAAGGTTCAGAACTCAATCAAGCAAGGCAGGTCATTCCTACTCTTCAGAGGCAAATTTCTTCTCTCACGGGTCAGCTACAATGCCTTTCAGAGGACATCGCTGAG GTTAAGGCAGTGAAGTACACATGCAAGGCATATAGCTCACCAAGAACACCAATATATGATCAAGAAGAGGCTGCTAATTACCTG GATTTCAGCGATGATGATTCAACTACACCTGACAGTCTAGATGACACGTTGATGAATGATGTGAACCCGTGCTTGACACCATGCTATTCAAAGATGAAATCTACGGTACATGCCACACTCTTTCCAACTCAAGATGTATAG